The proteins below are encoded in one region of Equus przewalskii isolate Varuska chromosome 1, EquPr2, whole genome shotgun sequence:
- the SLC18A3 gene encoding vesicular acetylcholine transporter, translating to MEPAAPAGQARTAATKLSEAVGAALQEPRRQRRLVLVIVCVALFLDNMLYMVIVPIVPYYVAHMHGSPNPATEVRVPILPPPTPANTSADMVNTSESPTAARPTRSAPQPHVPTESEDVKIGVLFASKAILQLLVNPLSGPFIDRMGYDVPLLIGLGVMFASTVMFAFAEDYATLFAARSLQGLGSAFADTSGIAMIADKYPEEPERSRALGVALAFISFGSLVAPPFGGLLHQFAGKQGPFLVLAAVSLFDAVLLLAVAKPFSAAARARANLPVGTPIHRLMLDPYIAVVAGALTTCNIPLAFLEPTIATWMKRTMAASEWEVGMAWLPAFVPHVLGVYLTVRLAARYPHLQWLYGALGLAVIGASSCVVPACRSFAPLAISLCGLCFGIALVDTALLPTLAFLVDVRHVSVYGSVYAIADISYSVAYALGPIVAGHIVHSLGFAQLSLGMGLANLLYAPVLLLLRNVGLLTRSRSERDVLLDEPPQGLYDAVRLRERPVSDPDGAPCSPPGPFEECEDDYDYYTRS from the coding sequence ATGGAACCGGCGGCGCCGGCGGGCCAGGCCCGGACGGCAGCCACCAAGCTGTCGGAGGCGGTAGGCGCGGCGCTGCAAGAGCCCCGGCGGCAGCGGCGCCTGGTGCTGGTCATCGTGTGTGTCGCGCTTTTCCTGGACAACATGCTGTACATGGTCATCGTGCCCATCGTGCCCTACTATGTCGCCCACATGCACGGGAGCCCCAACCCGGCCACCGAAGTGCGGGTGCCCATCCTGCCGCCGCCCACTCCGGCCAATACTAGTGCCGACATGGTCAACACCTCAGAGTCCCCGACGGCCGCGCGGCCGACCCGGTCTGCCCCGCAGCCCCACGTCCCCACTGAGAGCGAGGACGTGAAGATCGGGGTGCTCTTTGCCTCCAAGGCCATCCTGCAGCTGCTTGTGAACCCCCTGAGCGGGCCCTTCATCGACCGCATGGGCTACGACGTGCCGCTGCTCATCGGCCTGGGCGTCATGTTCGCCTCTACCGTGATGTTTGCCTTCGCAGAGGACTACGCCACGCTTTTCGCCGCCCGCAGCCTGCAGGGCCTGGGCTCGGCCTTCGCGGACACGTCCGGCATTGCCATGATCGCGGACAAGTATCCCGAAGAGCCCGAGCGCAGTCGCGCGCTGGGCGTGGCGCTGGCCTTCATCAGCTTCGGAAGCCTGGTGGCGCCACCCTTCGGGGGCCTCCTCCACCAGTTCGCAGGCAAGCAAGGGCCCTTTCTGGTGCTCGCCGCCGTTTCGCTGTTCGACGCTGTGTTGCTGCTGGCGGTGGCCAAGCCCTTCTCGGCCGCGGCGCGAGCGCGAGCCAACCTCCCTGTGGGCACGCCCATCCACCGCCTCATGCTGGACCCCTACATCGCCGTGGTGGCTGGCGCGCTCACCACCTGCAACATCCCCCTCGCCTTCCTGGAGCCCACCATCGCCACGTGGATGAAGCGCACGATGGCAGCGTCCGAGTGGGAGGTGGGCATGGCCTGGCTGCCGGCCTTCGTGCCACACGTGCTAGGCGTCTACCTCACCGTGAGACTGGCGGCGCGCTACCCACACCTGCAGTGGCTTTACGGCGCGCTGGGGCTGGCAGTGATCGGCGCCAGCTCGTGCGTAGTGCCCGCCTGCCGGTCCTTTGCACCGCTAGCGATCTCGCTCTGCGGCCTCTGCTTCGGCATTGCGCTGGTGGACACGGCGCTGCTGCCCACGCTCGCCTTCCTGGTGGACGTGCGCCACGTCTCGGTCTACGGCAGCGTCTATGCCATCGCCGACATCTCGTATTCCGTGGCCTATGCGCTCGGGCCCATAGTGGCGGGCCACATTGTACACTCCCTTGGCTTTGCGCAGCTGAGCCTTGGTATGGGCCTGGCCAACCTGCTCTACGCGCCCGTCCTGCTGCTGCTGCGCAACGTGGGCCTCCTGACGCGCTCCCGCTCCGAGCGCGATGTGCTGCTGGATGAGCCACCGCAGGGTCTGTACGATGCCGTGCGCCTGCGTGAGCGCCCTGTGTCCGACCCAGACGGCGCGCCTTGCAGCCCGCCTGGCCCCTTTGAGGAGTGTGAGGACGACTACGACTATTACACCCGCAGCTAG